One window of Enterobacter sp. RHBSTW-00175 genomic DNA carries:
- a CDS encoding nitrogen fixation protein NifZ, which yields MRQKFDFGEEVRVTRAIRNDGTMRGFARGDLLVRRGSTGFVREWGTFLMDQIIYQVHFLDDDLVVGCREQELLPLSVPWHAGQFQYGDRVACRHALSVNGEVVIAAGEHGRIEGTDQGEDGESYTVTFSGRWFLVPAGAITLLEDDA from the coding sequence ATGAGACAAAAATTCGATTTTGGCGAAGAAGTGCGCGTTACCCGCGCCATTCGCAATGACGGCACCATGCGCGGCTTTGCGCGCGGCGACCTGCTGGTGCGTCGCGGCAGTACCGGTTTTGTCCGCGAATGGGGCACATTTTTGATGGATCAGATTATCTATCAGGTGCATTTTCTCGATGATGATTTGGTGGTTGGCTGCCGCGAGCAGGAGCTACTGCCGCTTTCCGTGCCGTGGCACGCCGGGCAGTTTCAGTATGGCGATCGGGTTGCCTGCCGCCACGCGCTGTCGGTAAATGGCGAAGTGGTGATCGCCGCCGGAGAGCATGGCCGTATTGAAGGAACAGACCAGGGCGAAGATGGGGAGAGTTACACCGTCACGTTTTCCGGGCGCTGGTTCCTGGTCCCCGCTGGCGCCATTACCCTGCTGGAGGATGACGCATGA
- a CDS encoding nitrogenase-stabilizing/protective protein NifW yields the protein MEWFYQIPGVDELDTAESFFEFFSVPYDPLVLRHCCLPVLREFHQRLRQNVPLRNLLEEAPRAPWLLARRLLTESYQHYLPEHTS from the coding sequence ATGGAGTGGTTTTATCAAATTCCCGGCGTGGATGAGCTCGATACCGCCGAGTCTTTTTTTGAATTCTTTAGCGTGCCATATGACCCGCTGGTGCTGCGCCACTGCTGTCTGCCGGTGCTGCGGGAGTTTCACCAGCGGCTGCGGCAAAACGTACCGCTGCGCAATTTGCTTGAAGAGGCGCCCCGCGCCCCGTGGCTGCTGGCGCGCCGGTTGCTGACGGAAAGCTATCAGCACTACCTTCCGGAGCATACCTCATGA
- a CDS encoding flavodoxin: MANIGIFFGTDTGKTRKIAKMIHQKLGAAADVPVNINRTDLDTFLSYPVLLLGTPTLGDGQLPGLDAGCEDASWREFVAQLEINSLSGKTVALFGLGDQVGYPDNFVSGLRPLYDALKNSGAQIVGHWPNEGYEFNASSALEADKFVGLVIDQDNQYDLTDERLDAWLETLKPILL; the protein is encoded by the coding sequence ATGGCTAACATTGGAATTTTTTTCGGTACCGACACGGGTAAAACCCGCAAGATTGCCAAAATGATCCACCAAAAACTGGGTGCAGCGGCCGATGTGCCGGTGAATATCAACCGTACCGACCTCGACACGTTTCTTTCTTATCCGGTCCTGCTGTTAGGGACGCCGACGCTCGGCGACGGGCAACTGCCAGGGCTGGATGCGGGTTGTGAGGACGCGTCATGGAGAGAGTTTGTCGCTCAGCTTGAGATCAACAGCCTGAGCGGTAAAACCGTGGCGCTCTTCGGTCTTGGCGACCAGGTGGGTTACCCGGATAACTTTGTCAGCGGCCTGCGCCCGCTGTATGACGCGCTGAAAAACAGCGGCGCGCAGATTGTCGGCCACTGGCCGAATGAAGGCTATGAATTCAATGCCTCATCGGCGCTGGAAGCGGATAAATTTGTCGGATTAGTGATCGATCAGGACAATCAGTATGACCTGACCGACGAGCGCCTGGATGCCTGGCTGGAAACGCTTAAACCGATATTGTTGTAA
- the nifL gene encoding nitrogen fixation negative regulator NifL yields MTLNMMMDAAAPAEIAGALSQQHPGLFFTMVEQAPVAISLTDADAHILYANPAFCRQSGYELEELLQQNPRLLASKQTPREIYQDMWHTLLQHRPWRGQLINRRRDGSLFLVEIDITPLFNTLGKLEHYLAMQRDISTSYALEQRLRNHMTLTEAVLNNIPAAVVVVDERDQVVMDNLAYKTFCADCGGKELLTELNFSAHKAELAQGLVLPVALRGTVRWLSITCWALPGVSEEAGRYFIDSAVPRTLVVITDNTQQQQQQEQGRLDRLKQQITSGKLLAAIRESLDAALVQLNCPINMLAAARRLNGDDHSNLALDAAWREGEEAMARLQRCRPSLELESPAVWPLQPFLDDLLALYHLRYNQGENLQIELESPYLVGFGQRTQLLACLSLWLDRTLDIAAELRDFTVQTQLYAREESGWLSFYLNDNVPLTQVRYTHSPDALNAPGKGMELRLIQTLVAHHRGAIELTSRPQGGTCLTLRFPLFHSLTGGSL; encoded by the coding sequence ATGACCCTGAATATGATGATGGACGCCGCAGCGCCCGCCGAGATCGCCGGAGCGCTCTCACAACAGCATCCCGGGTTGTTTTTCACCATGGTTGAACAGGCTCCCGTTGCGATTTCCCTGACTGATGCCGATGCCCACATTCTGTATGCCAACCCGGCGTTTTGCCGCCAGTCGGGGTATGAGCTGGAAGAGTTGTTGCAGCAAAACCCGCGCCTGCTCGCCAGTAAACAGACGCCGCGTGAAATCTACCAGGATATGTGGCACACCCTGCTGCAACACCGTCCGTGGCGCGGGCAACTGATCAATCGTCGCCGCGACGGCAGCCTGTTTCTGGTGGAGATCGACATCACCCCACTGTTTAATACGCTCGGCAAACTCGAACATTACCTGGCCATGCAGCGCGACATCAGTACCAGCTACGCGCTGGAACAACGGCTGCGTAATCATATGACGCTGACTGAAGCCGTTTTGAATAATATTCCGGCGGCGGTTGTAGTGGTGGACGAACGCGATCAGGTAGTGATGGATAACCTCGCCTATAAAACTTTTTGCGCCGATTGCGGCGGTAAAGAGCTGCTGACCGAACTCAATTTTTCCGCCCATAAAGCGGAGCTGGCGCAGGGCCTGGTGCTGCCGGTAGCGCTGCGCGGCACAGTACGCTGGTTGTCCATCACCTGCTGGGCGCTGCCGGGCGTCAGTGAGGAAGCGGGCCGCTACTTTATTGATAGCGCCGTGCCGCGCACGCTGGTGGTGATCACCGACAATACCCAGCAGCAGCAACAACAGGAACAGGGGCGTCTCGACCGTCTGAAGCAGCAGATAACCAGCGGTAAATTGCTGGCGGCGATCCGCGAATCGCTGGACGCCGCGCTGGTGCAACTCAATTGCCCAATTAATATGCTGGCCGCCGCCCGTCGTTTAAATGGCGACGATCACAGCAATCTGGCGCTGGATGCCGCCTGGCGTGAAGGCGAAGAAGCGATGGCGCGGCTGCAACGGTGCCGTCCGTCGCTGGAGCTGGAAAGCCCGGCAGTCTGGCCGCTCCAGCCGTTCCTTGACGATCTGCTCGCTCTGTATCACCTCCGATATAACCAGGGCGAAAACCTGCAAATTGAGCTGGAATCGCCCTATCTGGTGGGCTTTGGTCAGCGAACACAACTGCTTGCCTGCCTGAGCCTGTGGCTCGACAGAACGCTGGATATTGCCGCTGAGCTACGTGATTTCACGGTACAGACTCAGCTTTACGCCCGCGAAGAGAGCGGCTGGCTGTCGTTCTATTTAAACGACAATGTACCGCTGACTCAGGTGCGCTACACCCATTCCCCCGATGCGCTCAATGCCCCCGGTAAAGGCATGGAGCTGCGGCTGATCCAGACGCTGGTCGCCCACCATCGCGGCGCAATTGAATTGACCTCCCGCCCTCAGGGAGGCACCTGCCTGACCCTGCGTTTCCCGTTATTTCACTCTCTGACCGGAGGCTCACTATGA
- the nifV gene encoding homocitrate synthase: MNVLINDTTLRDGEQSPGVAFLASEKIAIAEALFTAGITALEVGTPAMGDEERQRILQVRRHVPAATLMSWCRMNHDEIRQSADLGMDWVDISLPASDKLRQYKLREPLPQLLDKLGTLIAQARTLGMQVCVGCEDASRASDQTLNQIADIAREAGAKRLRFADTLGLLDPFTTTTRIQALGEYWPGEIEMHAHNDLGLATANTLAAVRAGATSVNTTVLGLGERAGNAALETVALSLSRCLQQDCGVDFTRLPSLCQTVADATQRAIDPQQPLVGSQVFTHESGVHVAALLRDRESYQAIDPALMGREYRLVLGKHSGRQAVDGVFARMGYHLDTLQIDLLLPEIRRFAERWKRTPKEEELVAIYDALCGESAHFARG, translated from the coding sequence ATGAATGTGCTTATCAACGACACCACCCTGCGTGACGGCGAACAGAGTCCGGGCGTCGCGTTTCTCGCCAGCGAGAAAATCGCCATCGCCGAGGCGCTGTTTACTGCGGGCATTACCGCGCTCGAAGTTGGCACGCCAGCGATGGGCGACGAGGAGCGCCAGCGCATTTTGCAGGTGCGCCGGCATGTGCCCGCCGCAACGCTGATGTCCTGGTGTCGGATGAACCACGACGAGATCCGCCAGAGCGCGGATCTCGGTATGGACTGGGTGGATATCTCCCTGCCCGCTTCGGATAAGCTGCGCCAGTACAAGCTTCGCGAACCGCTACCGCAGTTGCTCGATAAACTGGGTACGCTGATTGCACAAGCGCGGACGCTGGGAATGCAGGTCTGTGTCGGCTGCGAGGATGCCTCACGCGCCAGCGATCAGACGCTGAACCAGATTGCCGATATCGCCCGCGAAGCGGGCGCGAAACGACTGCGTTTCGCCGACACTCTCGGCCTGCTCGATCCCTTTACCACCACCACCCGCATTCAGGCGCTTGGTGAATACTGGCCGGGCGAAATCGAAATGCATGCGCACAACGATCTGGGGCTGGCGACCGCCAATACGCTGGCGGCGGTGCGCGCCGGAGCCACCAGCGTCAACACGACCGTGCTCGGGCTGGGCGAACGCGCAGGCAATGCCGCGCTGGAAACCGTTGCTCTGAGCCTGAGCCGCTGCCTGCAACAGGATTGTGGTGTTGATTTTACGCGCCTGCCGTCCCTGTGCCAGACCGTGGCCGACGCGACACAGCGGGCGATTGACCCGCAGCAACCGCTGGTAGGTTCACAGGTTTTCACCCATGAATCCGGCGTTCATGTCGCCGCGCTACTGCGCGATCGCGAAAGCTATCAGGCGATTGATCCGGCACTGATGGGGCGCGAGTATCGGCTGGTGCTGGGTAAACACTCCGGTCGCCAGGCGGTGGATGGCGTCTTCGCCCGCATGGGGTATCACCTCGATACCCTACAAATCGATCTGCTGCTGCCGGAGATCCGCCGCTTTGCCGAGCGCTGGAAACGCACGCCGAAAGAGGAAGAGCTGGTGGCAATTTACGATGCGCTGTGCGGGGAATCCGCACACTTTGCGAGGGGCTGA
- the nifM gene encoding nitrogen fixation protein NifM: MTPWQRFARRRLAITRWQCEPEHIPADQQTAFDDAFARQCQLEKAVVEVAAGTSLPDSVLESVATSLASWLDGGHFSADERQTVVRHHARMEWQFAEIAGRAPLPDDLQVLAWYQQHQAQFMRPPQRLTSHLLLTVDNDDGAVQRQIRHFHQDISISRQYFARLAQRYSHCPSALEGGRLGWISQGLLYPELDAALFALAENGLSTPIETGLGWHLLWCEAIRDAAPMPQEEALEKARSYLVRQNQQQYQRTWLAALTRSVMAD, translated from the coding sequence ATGACGCCGTGGCAACGCTTCGCCCGGCGGCGGCTGGCGATAACACGCTGGCAGTGCGAACCGGAACACATTCCTGCCGATCAACAAACCGCGTTTGACGATGCCTTCGCCCGCCAGTGCCAGCTGGAAAAGGCTGTGGTGGAGGTTGCCGCTGGCACCTCCCTGCCGGATAGCGTGTTGGAGAGTGTCGCAACCTCGCTGGCAAGCTGGCTGGATGGTGGGCATTTTTCTGCTGACGAACGGCAGACAGTGGTCCGGCATCATGCCCGCATGGAGTGGCAGTTCGCCGAGATTGCCGGGCGCGCTCCTCTGCCGGACGATTTACAGGTGCTGGCCTGGTATCAGCAACATCAGGCGCAGTTTATGCGCCCGCCGCAGCGGCTGACATCTCACCTGTTGCTGACGGTCGATAACGACGATGGCGCAGTGCAGCGCCAGATCCGCCATTTTCATCAGGATATTAGCATCTCGCGTCAATACTTTGCCCGGCTGGCGCAGCGCTACTCCCACTGCCCCAGCGCGCTTGAAGGCGGACGTTTGGGCTGGATAAGCCAGGGGTTGCTCTATCCCGAACTCGACGCCGCGCTGTTTGCGCTGGCGGAAAATGGCCTTAGCACCCCTATCGAAACCGGCCTCGGCTGGCATCTGTTATGGTGCGAAGCGATCCGTGACGCCGCGCCAATGCCGCAAGAGGAAGCGCTGGAAAAAGCACGAAGCTATTTGGTTCGTCAGAACCAGCAGCAGTACCAGCGCACGTGGCTGGCAGCGTTAACCCGCAGCGTGATGGCGGATTAA